From Nyctibius grandis isolate bNycGra1 chromosome 27, bNycGra1.pri, whole genome shotgun sequence, one genomic window encodes:
- the MYOG gene encoding myogenin isoform X2 encodes MELFETNPYFFPDQRFYDGENFLGSRLQGYEPATFPERPEVALCPESRVALEEKDSALPEHCPGQCLPWACKVCKRKTVSIDRRRAATLREKRRLKKVNEAFEALKRSTLLNPNQRLPKVEILRSAIQYIERLQSLLSTLNQQEREQRDLRFRPAAPQPGVASECGSGSSSCSPEWSSQLEFGTNPADHLLADDAAEERNLHSLSSIVESIAVEDVAVTFQEERVQN; translated from the exons ATGGAGCTCTTCGAGACCAACCCTTATTTTTTCCCGGACCAGAGGTTTTACGATGGGGAAAATTTCCTGGGCTCCCGTTTGCAGGGTTACGAGCCAGCGACGTTCCCGGAGCGACCTGAGGTGGCCCTGTGTCCCGAGAGCAGGGTGGCTTTGGAGGAGAAGGACTCAGCCCTGCCCGAGCATTGTCCCGGGCAATGCCTGCCCTGGGCCTGCAAGGTTTGCAAGAGGAAGACGGTCTCCATCGACCGGCGCCGGGCAGCCACCCTGCGGGAGAAGCGCAGGTTGAAGAAGGTGAACGAAGCCTTCGAGGCGTTGAAACGCAGCACCCTGCTCAACCCCAACCAACGGCTGCCCAAGGTGGAGATCCTGCGCAGCGCCATCCAGTACATCGAGCGCCTGCAGAGCTTGCTCAGCACCCTCAACCAGCAGGAGCGGGAGCAGAGGGACCTGCGCTtccgccccgccgctccccagCCCGGG GTGGCCAGCGAGTGCGGGTCCGGCAGCTCGTCCTGCAGCCCCGAGTGGAGCAGCCAGCTGGAGTTCGGCACCAACCCTGCGG ATCACCTCCTGGCTGACGACGCGGCGGAGGAGCGCAACCTCCACTCGCTCTCCTCCATCGTGGAGAGCATCGCCGTGGAGGACGTGGCCGTGACGTTCCAGGAGGAGCGGGTTCAAAACTGA
- the PPFIA4 gene encoding liprin-alpha-4: MMCEVMPTISEGDPLGPPQGSEADADFEQLMVNMLDERDKLLDTLRETRETLSVTQSRLQETLRERDQLQRQLNSALPQEFATLTRELSACREQLLEREEEISELKAERNNTRLLLEHLECLVSRHERSLRMTVVKRQAQSPSGVSSEVEVLKALKSLFEHHKALDEKVRERLRAALERVATLEEQLVDAHRQVAALQQGTTREAPAGERDEREPKEPAQKLSWKRLSNGSIHPDDEAGRVVELQELLEKQNFEVVQAKERISALAASVAELEEDLGTARKDLIKSEEMSSKYQRDLREALAQKEDMEERITTLEKRYLAAQREATSIHDLNDKLESELANKESLHRQCEEKARHLQELLELAEQKLQQTMRKAETLPEVEAELAQRIAALTKAEERHGSIEEHLRQLESQLEEKNQELARARQREKMNEEHNKRLSDTVDRLLSESNERLQLHLKERMAALEEKRRLSDEIDKLRLEVDQLKTRSGTFVESVHARSHMGSATDLRFPLSAVVHAPTEPFGAAPGLPRAPKGRFATRREEPAKDWEQAQAGSVLATGPHAFDSDPDISDVDEDDRETLFSSMDVLSPGGHSDAQTLAMMLQEQLDAINEEIRMIQEEKESTELRAEELETRVTSGSMEGLNLTQLCKRASIPTSLTALSLASSSPPLSGRSTPKLSSRSAAQDLDRMGIMTLPSDLRKHRRKLLSPAARDESREDKTTIKCETSPPSSPRTLRLEKLGHPALSQEDGKSSLEEQASNPSSNSSQDSLHKGSKRKGIKSSIGRLFGKKEKGRLIQLSREGATGQVVLTDVEVGIQDPLGLGKLGAQAEKDRRLRKKHELLEEARRKGLPFAHWDGPTVVSWLELWVGMPAWYVAACRANVKSGAIMSALSDTEIQREIGISNALHRLKLRLAIQEMVSLTSPSAPPTSRTSSGNVWVTHEEMENMATSTKTDTEEGSWAQTLAYGDMNHEWIGNEWLPSLGLPQYRSYFMECLVDARMLDHLTKKDLRVHLKMVDSFHRTSLQYGIMCLKRLNYDRKELERRREETQHEIKDVLVWTNDQVIHWIQSIGLREYANNLVESGVHGALLALDENFDHNSLALVLQIPTQNTQARQVLEREFNNLLALGTDRRLDDGDDKTFRRTPSWRKRFRPRDVHSINMLSGSAETLPAGFRVTSLVPLPPPSAPAKKMPPEVGASGSPRLETSTVRTYSC, translated from the exons GAGTTTGCAACGCTGACGCGGGAGCTCAGTGCATGCCGGGAGCAGCTcctggagagggaggaggagatctCGGAGCTGAAAGCCGAGCGCAATAACACCCGG CTCTTGCTGGAGCACCTGGAGTGCCTGGTGTCACGGCATGAGCGGTCCCTGAGGATGACCGTGGTCAAGCGTCAGGCCCAGTCACCGTCCGGGGTTTCCAGTGAGGTCGAGGTGCTCAAGGCGCTCAAGTCACTGTTTGAGCATCACAAGGCGCTAGATGAAAAG GTTAGGGAACGCTTGCGAGCAGCTTTGGAGCGAGTGGCAACCTTGGAGGAGCAGCTCGTGGATGCCCATCGGCAG gtggcagctctgcagcaaggcACCACGCGGGAGGCCCCGGCAGGTGAGCGGGATGAGAGGGAGCCCAAGGAGCCAGCACAGAAGCTTTCCTGGAAG CGGCTCTCCAACGGCTCCATCCACCCGGACGATGAGGCAGGGCGGGTggtggagctgcaggagctcctGGAGAAGCAGAATTTCGAAGTGGTCCAGGCCAAGGAGCGCATCTCTGCGTTGGCTGCCAGCGTCGCCGAGCTAGAGGAGGATCTGGGCACCGCCAGGAAGGATCTGATCAAATCGGAGGAGATGAGCAGCAAGTACCAGAGGGACCTCCGAGAG GCCCTGGCTCAAAAAGAGGACATGGAGGAGAGGATCACCACGCTGGAGAAACGCTACCTGGCAGCCCAGCGAGAAGCCACCTCCATCCATGACCTCAACGACAAGCTGGAAAGCGAGTTGGCCAACAAGGAGTCCCTGCACCGCCAG TGCGAGGAGAAAGCCCGGcatctgcaggagctgctggagctggcggagcagaagctgcagcagaCGATGCGGAAGGCGGAGACGCTGCCTGAGGTGGAAGCGGAGCTGGCCCAGCGCATCGCTGCACTCACCAAG gCAGAAGAGAGGCATGGGAGCATCGAGGAGCACCTCCGGCAGCTGGAGAGtcagctggaggagaagaaCCAGGAGCTGGCCAGG GCCCGCCAGCGGGAGAAGATGAACGAGGAGCACAACAAACGGCTCTCGGACACCGTGGACCGTCTGCTGAGCGAGTCCAACGAGCGGCTGCAGCTGCACCTCAAGGAGAGGATGGCAGCCTTGGAGGAGAAG CGACGGTTGTCTGATGAGATTGACAAATTGAGGCTGGAGGTCGATCAGCTCAAGACCAGAAGTGGGACGTTCGTGGAGAGCGTGCATGCAAG GTCCCATATGGGCAGCGCCACGGACCTGCGCTTCCCGCTGAGCGCCGTGGTCCATGCCCCCACTGAGCCCTTTGGGGCAGCCCCGGGCCTGCCTCGGGCACCGAAGGGCCGATTCGCCACCCGGCGAGAGGAGCCAGCCAAG GACTGGGAGCAGGCCCAGGCAGGCAGCGTCCTGGCCACAGGGCCTCACGCCTTTGACAGCGACCCCGACATCTCCGACGTGGATGAGGATGACCGTGAGACGCTGTTCAGCTCAATGGATGTACTCTCTCCTGGTGGGCACTCGGACGCCCAGACGTTGGCCATGATgctccaggagcagctggatGCCATCAACGAGGAGATCAG GATGATCCAAGAGGAGAAGGAGTCCACCGAGCTCCGTGCGGAGGAGCTGGAGACCCGCGTGACGAGCGGCAGCATGGAGGGCCTCAACCTCACCCAGCTCTGCAAAAGGGCTTCCATCCCCACCTCGCTGACGGCCCTGTCTCTGGCCAGCTCGTCCCCACCGCTCAGCGGCCGCTCCACCCCCAAGCTCTCCTCCCGCAGTGCCGCTCAGGACCTCGACCGCATGGGGATCATGACGTTG CCCAGCGACTTGAGGAAGCACCGGAGGAAACTGCTA TCGCCTGCAGCTCGGGATGAAAGCCGAGAGGATAAAACCACCATCAAATGCGAGACATCCCCCCCATCCTCACCCAGGACATTGCGGCTGGAGAAGCTGGGCCACCCCGCGTTAAGTCAGGAGGATGGGAAGAG ctcgCTGGAGGAGCAGGCCAGCAACcccagcagcaacagcagccaggACTCCTTGCACAAGGGCTCCAAGAGGAAGGGGATCAAATCCTCCATCGGGCGCTTGTTcgggaaaaaagagaagggtcGCTTGATTCAGCTGAGCAGAGAAGGGGCCACGGGGCAGG TGGTGCTGACTGATGTGGAAGTGGGCATACAGGACCCTCTGGGACTTGGCAAGCTGGGTGCTCAGGCCGAGAAGGATCGGCGCCTGCGGAAGAA GCATGAACTCCTGGAAGAAGCTCGGAGGAAAGGATTGCCCTTTGCTCACTGGGATGGCCCCACCGTTGTCTCCTGGCTGGAG CTCTGGGTGGGGATGCCAGCGTGGTACGTTGCCGCTTGCCGAGCCAACGTGAAGAGCGGAGCCATCATGTCGGCCCTGTCCGACACTGAGATCCAGAGGGAGATCGGCATCAGCAATGCGCTGCATCGCCTGAAGCTGCGTCTGGCCATCCAGGAGATGGTCTCGCTCACGAGCCCCTCAGCACCACCCACCTCACGGACG TCCTCAGGAAACGTCTGGGTCACCCACGAGGAGATGGAGAACATGGCAACTTCCACCAAGACG GACACAGAAGAAGGCAGCTGGGCACAG ACACTGGCCTATGGGGACATGAACCACGAGTGGATTGGGAACGAGTGGCTGCCCAGCTTGGGTCTCCCACAGTATCGCAGCTACTTCATGGAGTGTCTTGTTGATGCGCGGATGCTGGACCACCTCACCAAGAAAGACCTAAGAGTGCACTTGAAGATGGTGGACAGCTTCCACCG CACCAGCCTGCAGTACGGCATCATGTGCCTGAAGAGGCTCAACTACGACCGCAAAGAGCTCGAGAGGAGGCGAGAAGAGACCCAACACGAAATCAAAG ACGTGTTGGTGTGGACCAATGACCAGGTCATCCACTGGATCCAGTCCATCGGGCTTCGCGAGTACGCAAACAATCTCGTCGAGAGCGGGGTGCACGGGGCGCTCCTGGCCCTCGATGAAAACTTCGACCACAACAGTCTGGCGCTCGTGTTGCAAATCCCCACGCAGAACACGCAG GCTCGACAAGTGCTGGAGAGGGAGTTCAACAACCTGCTCGCCTTGGGCACAGATCGGAGGCTGGACGAT GGCGACGACAAGACCTTCCGTCGAACCCCATCGTGGCGAAAACGCTTCCGCCCACGAGACGTTCACAGCATCAACATGCTCAGCGGCTCGGCCGAGACGCTGCCCGCCGGCTTCCGCGTCACCAGCCTGGTGCCCTTGCCCCCTCCATCCGCCCCTGCCAAGAAAATGCCCCCGGAAG TTGGTGCCTCTGGGTCACCAAGGCTGGAGACCTCCACGGTCCGGACGTACTCCTGCTGA
- the MYOG gene encoding myogenin isoform X1 translates to MELFETNPYFFPDQRFYDGENFLGSRLQGYEPATFPERPEVALCPESRVALEEKDSALPEHCPGQCLPWACKVCKRKTVSIDRRRAATLREKRRLKKVNEAFEALKRSTLLNPNQRLPKVEILRSAIQYIERLQSLLSTLNQQEREQRDLRFRPAAPQPGVASECGSGSSSCSPEWSSQLEFGTNPAGKVLPTSPWWPLGGQQWGTPQPWGRASLSQTSPRARNPQSRGQKELCPSLPTQLLQRDELPPGS, encoded by the exons ATGGAGCTCTTCGAGACCAACCCTTATTTTTTCCCGGACCAGAGGTTTTACGATGGGGAAAATTTCCTGGGCTCCCGTTTGCAGGGTTACGAGCCAGCGACGTTCCCGGAGCGACCTGAGGTGGCCCTGTGTCCCGAGAGCAGGGTGGCTTTGGAGGAGAAGGACTCAGCCCTGCCCGAGCATTGTCCCGGGCAATGCCTGCCCTGGGCCTGCAAGGTTTGCAAGAGGAAGACGGTCTCCATCGACCGGCGCCGGGCAGCCACCCTGCGGGAGAAGCGCAGGTTGAAGAAGGTGAACGAAGCCTTCGAGGCGTTGAAACGCAGCACCCTGCTCAACCCCAACCAACGGCTGCCCAAGGTGGAGATCCTGCGCAGCGCCATCCAGTACATCGAGCGCCTGCAGAGCTTGCTCAGCACCCTCAACCAGCAGGAGCGGGAGCAGAGGGACCTGCGCTtccgccccgccgctccccagCCCGGG GTGGCCAGCGAGTGCGGGTCCGGCAGCTCGTCCTGCAGCCCCGAGTGGAGCAGCCAGCTGGAGTTCGGCACCAACCCTGCGGGTAAGGTCCTCCCCACCTCGCCCTGGTGGCCTCTGGGGGGTCAGCAGTGGGGGACACCgcagccctggggcagagcaTCGCTGAGCCAAACCTCCCCCCGCGCAAGAAATCCTCAGAGCAGAGGACAAAAGGAGCTTTGTCCTTCTCTCCCCACCCAGCTCTTGCAGAGGGATGAGCTTCCCCCAGGCTCATAA